The DNA region AATGGAAGAGGCGTATAATTTTGTTAAGGACATATCGGCTTCCGGCAAGGATATTCTCTTTGTGGGTACAAAAAAACAGGCACAGGACGCCATAGCGGAAGAGGCGGGCAAATCAGGAGCTTACTATATAAACCAGAGATGGCTGGGCGGTATGCTCACTAACTTTATAACAATAAAAAAGAGTATAGAAAAGCTCAAAAAAATAGAGACGATGAAAGACAACGGCACTTTTGATGTGCTTCCCAAAAAAGAGGTAGCCGCACTTGAAAAAACACGTACAAAACTTCAAAAAAACCTGGGCGGTATAAAGGACATGAAGAAAATCCCCGGAGCCGTTTTTGTTGTTGACCCGAGACGTGAAAACATAGCCGTAATGGAGGCAAGAAAGCTGTCACTGCCGGTTGTGTCAATAGTGGATACAAACTGTGACCCGGACCTGATAGATTACGTTATACCCGGTAACGACGATGCCATAAGAGCGGTTAAACTTGTCACGTCAAAGATAGCGGAAGCCATTTTAGAGGGTAAGGCCATGTTGAACAAGGAGATGGTGGAACAGGCGGAGGACGTCAAAATAGAGGAAAAAATCATGCAGGACGAAACAGAAGCAGCGGAAGGGAGGGAGTAGCAGAGTTATGGAAATATCAGCTAGCCTTGTTAAAGACTTGAGGGAAAAGACCGGAGCCGGTATGATGGACTGCAAGAAAGCACTGACGGAGTCCGGCGGAGATTTTGAAAAAGCGCTGGATGTGCTCAGAAAAAAGGGACTGGCTACGGCGGCAAAGAAATCCGGCAGGAAAGCCTCGGAAGGTATAATTTATTCATATATTCATATGGATAAAATCGGAGTTATGATAGAACTTAACTGTGAGACCGATTTTGTAGCCAAAACGGATGAGTATAAGGAGCTTGCCAAAGACATAGCAATGCACATAGCGGCGGCAAATCCTGATTACATAGACACAGCGGAGGTGCCGGCTGAGGTTGTGGAGAGGGAAAAGGAAATATACAAAGCCCAGGTGTTAAACAAACCTGCCAATGTAGTGGATAAAATAGTGGAGGGAAAGCTGGATAAGTTTTATTCCGACCGGTGTCTCCTTAAACAAATATTCGTAAAAGATACTGAGCAGAAAAAGACTATAAATGATCTTCTTGTGGAAAAGATAGCGAAGCTGGGTGAAAACATATTGATAAGACGTTTTGCACGATTTCAACTGGGTGAGACTCTGTCCTCGGGCGAGCCTGCTGAGGTGTGATGGAAGAGGCGGCCAAATACAACAGGGTACTGGTTAAACTAAGTGGTGAGGCACTGCTGGGAGAGGGCGGCTTCGGCATATCCTCTCAAACCGTCCTCTACGTAGCCCATGAGATTAGGTCAGTGTATGACTTAAAAATAGATGTGGCAATAGTGATTGGAGGCGGTAATATTTTCAGAGGGGTGGAAGCATCGGTGGAAGGTATAGACCGTGCTACGGCGGATTACATGGGCATGCTTGCCACTGTGATAAATGCCCTTGCGCTTCAAAACGCACTGGAGAAGACGGATATTCCAACCAGAGTGCAGTCTGCCATTGAGATGCGGGAGCTTGCCGAGCCGTATATAAGAAGGAAAGCGATACGGCATCTGGAGAAAAACAGGGTAGTGATATTTGCAGCCGGAACCGGTAATCCGTATTTTACCACAGACACGGCGGCAGCCCTCAGAGCGATGGAAATAAATGCCGATATAATAATAAAGGCGACAAAAGTAGATGGTGTTTATACGGCAGACCCCGTAAAGGACCTAAACGCCAAAAAATATGATAAAATATCTTATGGAGATGTGCTTAGCCAGGGTTTAAAGGTTATGGATTTAACAGCCATAACCCTGTGCAAGGATAACGAACTGCCCATAATAGTGCTGGATTTAAAAAATCAGGGGGCGTTAAGAAAAGCTGTTATGGGACAAAAAGTTGGTACTCTTGTAGGAGGGTAATTGTAATGATAAAAGAGTTGGAAAAGAAGGCCGGGGAAAAGATGT from Nitrospirae bacterium YQR-1 includes:
- the pyrH gene encoding UMP kinase, translating into MEEAAKYNRVLVKLSGEALLGEGGFGISSQTVLYVAHEIRSVYDLKIDVAIVIGGGNIFRGVEASVEGIDRATADYMGMLATVINALALQNALEKTDIPTRVQSAIEMRELAEPYIRRKAIRHLEKNRVVIFAAGTGNPYFTTDTAAALRAMEINADIIIKATKVDGVYTADPVKDLNAKKYDKISYGDVLSQGLKVMDLTAITLCKDNELPIIVLDLKNQGALRKAVMGQKVGTLVGG
- the tsf gene encoding translation elongation factor Ts, producing the protein MEISASLVKDLREKTGAGMMDCKKALTESGGDFEKALDVLRKKGLATAAKKSGRKASEGIIYSYIHMDKIGVMIELNCETDFVAKTDEYKELAKDIAMHIAAANPDYIDTAEVPAEVVEREKEIYKAQVLNKPANVVDKIVEGKLDKFYSDRCLLKQIFVKDTEQKKTINDLLVEKIAKLGENILIRRFARFQLGETLSSGEPAEV
- the rpsB gene encoding 30S ribosomal protein S2, which gives rise to MVVSMKELLEAGVHFGHQVKRWNPKMKKFIFGERNGIYIIDLQKTVKGMEEAYNFVKDISASGKDILFVGTKKQAQDAIAEEAGKSGAYYINQRWLGGMLTNFITIKKSIEKLKKIETMKDNGTFDVLPKKEVAALEKTRTKLQKNLGGIKDMKKIPGAVFVVDPRRENIAVMEARKLSLPVVSIVDTNCDPDLIDYVIPGNDDAIRAVKLVTSKIAEAILEGKAMLNKEMVEQAEDVKIEEKIMQDETEAAEGRE